CGATTCGGCCCACCATAGGCCAGGAAGAGCGACTGCAGCACCTCATTGGAGCCATTTCCGACAAAGACACTGTCAAAACCGACCCCGTGGAGTGCACCTAAGCGTCTCCTAAGCTCCACCGCTTGGCGATCAGGATATCGATTGAGTGATGAGGATGCAAGACGATCTCTGACCGCTTGGAGAAATCCAGCCGGAGGAGCGATCGGTGACTCGTTGGTGTTGAGCCGGACCTCGACGTCGAGTTGGGGTGAGTGGTAGCCTTGCGCGAGCACGCCGGCGAGCGAGGGTGTCAACACGATGGCCGTCGCCGCATCGTCACTGACTCTCCATGTGCAACCAAGCCCTCGACCTTTGCGAACTCCTCGACCGCCCAACCGAGGTCTTCAATTGCAGTGGGTCCCACGATGACGGTGTGCTGACGCCGGAGAAAGTCCTCAAGGCCAAGCCCGCTGGCAAATCGGGCGGTGCCATAGGTCGGTAACACATGAGAAGGGCCGGCGACGTAGTCACCGAATGCCGCCGTCGCATCGGAGCCGACGAAGACGACGCCAGCATTGCGAACGTGGTGAGCATCGGCCTCCCCATCGCGATACAATAGCTCGAGATGCTCTGGGGCGATGAGGTTGGCGAGCTCGATGGCCTGATCTCGATTCGCAACTAAGGCGGCGTATCCGTTGTTGACCAGCGTTGACCTAATGGCATCCAAGCGCGGTGCCGACGCGACATACTCGAAAAGCGCGGTATCTACCTTAGAAAGATAGTCTTCATCCCACGTTACAAGCCACGCAAGTCCGTTGGGGCCATGCTCTGCCTGTACCGCCAAGTCGATGGCAACATGGCGCGGGTCGACGGATGCATCGGCTACCACCAGCACCTCAGATGGACCGGCAAAGGAGGATCCGATGCCGGCATCGAGTGCAACTTGGGCCTTGGCAAGAGCCACATAGAGATTGCCCGGCCCAACAATCGTATCGACGGCGGCAATAGTCTCAGTGCCATAGGCCAGCGCTGCGATCGCCTGGGCACCACCAACCGGATAGACCGACGCCACCCCGGCCACGAAGCTCGCCGCCAACGTCGCGTCATCTACCCCACCCCCGGATGACGGTGGCGTCGCAACCACGATGCGCCCAACGCCTGCCACACTGGCTAGCGTCGCGGTGTGCAGGACCGTCGAAGGGTAGCGGGCCACGCCTCCGGGAACATAGCAGCCTGCCGAAGCGACGGGAACGTTTCGTCGGATAACGGTGATTCCATCACTGCTCACCTTCGATGACGTAGGCAACTCAGCCTCGTAGACCTCATGGATGCGCCGATGCGCGACATTGAGAGCCTGGGCTAGGCGAGGGTCAATCGCATGGTAGGCAGCCTCCATCGCATCACGATCGAAGGCCAAGGAGGTAAGGTCGGCCCCGTCATAGCGCTTGGTGAGCGATCGAAGCGCCGCATCTCCGTGCGTGCGAACCTCGTCGATGATCGAACGAACACGATCAATCGTCTCACCAGTCGGGGCGGCTGGTCGTGGGATATCACTGAGTCTGAGCCCATGATGACCCCGAAGGTCTAGCATACGCAAGGCCTTCATCTGTCGTAGTAGCGTCTGCTTCGTCAATGTTTCACGTTCCCCTGGTCTTTGGTTACCGACTCCCAAAAAAGAGCGCCTCGCTCACGAGCTTGCCACCTAGGGGCACCATCATGTATTCGACATGATGGCCCCGCAGGGTCATGCAAGGAGGTTAACTCTCTAGAGAAGGAATATCTAAAAAAGGTCATCGCACAACCTACGGCGAGGCGTTGGCCAGCGCGGATGACATCATACTGGTTCGTTGCGTCACTTGTATTGGCCTCTCTTGGCTAGCGCGCGGACCGAGTCCGGGACCCCAATCTCAGGGCGCAAGCTAGGAGCACCCAAAATAAGTCCTTGTGTTTGCCGTGCAAGCACTACGCCTGCCCACGCATCACCATCGAGATCCTCGGGTGCATCGTCTGGCCACCCGTCGGAGATCTTGAGGGACCACTCTTCGATTGGCAACGAGAGCACCATCGTCTGGGCTAGCTCCCGATCAGTCGGCACGCGAATCTCCGTGCTCCTGCCGGGAATGAGCTTGTCGGTGATGACCGTCAGCGCCCACCGCTTGTGTTCGTCATCAACCAACGCTGGCACCCCAAACAGGACTCCAGATCGGTACCGGATACTCGATGAGAAGCTCGAGCGAGCGACGATGACACCATCGAACCCGGTGACAGCGACCGAGATGCCAGCTCCCTTCTTGGCCCTTCGCATCCACCCAGATGCCACCGAGCCATGCAAAAGAAGTTGATCTTGCGCGCGTGCTATCAGCGTCGGAAGGACGAGTGGGCCGTGATCGGTTGTGATCCCGACGTGTCCAATCATCTCACTATCAAGGAGAAGATCGAGAGCGCTCCGATCGTCGGAGCCACGCTGGGCTTCTCTCGTGAGTCGCGTTCGCTCCATCCGTCGAGTCTACCAGCCCACTCCTGGTTTCTTTACGCCAGATAACCGGTTGGTACGCACTTGGATAATCCGCATGGCCAACGCACAACTTTTTGATGATGTCGGCGAGAGCCGATGGCGCAGGCGACGCCAACTGTTCATCGACGTCGCGGTTGCGTCGCCGAGTTCGAAGTTCGTACCATGGGGTGCAAGCCCCATGAGCCGGTTGTTGGCGAACACGATGGTTCGCTCATTTCGGGAACGATCGCCAATCTGGACAACGCTGGTAGGGTCATGACCGCTAGCTCTGATCGTGTTATTACAGATGGCAATAGCCTGGTAACGACCCCCAACGACAACGACGCTGGCCTGAGCTGTCCCACCACGGGCAAAATGCTCTGAAAGATTGGTGAAGTCATTTTTGGCTATCAGGACGTGAGTAATCATCGAGTGCGGGCCAAAGGCATCGATATAGAGTGCATCAAAGGCATGACCAGCGTCGGGTGATGGTCCAAGCCAGCGAAACGGTGATGGGCCGTAACTCGGAGCACCA
This window of the Ferrimicrobium sp. genome carries:
- a CDS encoding pyridoxamine 5'-phosphate oxidase family protein, which encodes MERTRLTREAQRGSDDRSALDLLLDSEMIGHVGITTDHGPLVLPTLIARAQDQLLLHGSVASGWMRRAKKGAGISVAVTGFDGVIVARSSFSSSIRYRSGVLFGVPALVDDEHKRWALTVITDKLIPGRSTEIRVPTDRELAQTMVLSLPIEEWSLKISDGWPDDAPEDLDGDAWAGVVLARQTQGLILGAPSLRPEIGVPDSVRALAKRGQYK
- the hisD gene encoding histidinol dehydrogenase encodes the protein MTKQTLLRQMKALRMLDLRGHHGLRLSDIPRPAAPTGETIDRVRSIIDEVRTHGDAALRSLTKRYDGADLTSLAFDRDAMEAAYHAIDPRLAQALNVAHRRIHEVYEAELPTSSKVSSDGITVIRRNVPVASAGCYVPGGVARYPSTVLHTATLASVAGVGRIVVATPPSSGGGVDDATLAASFVAGVASVYPVGGAQAIAALAYGTETIAAVDTIVGPGNLYVALAKAQVALDAGIGSSFAGPSEVLVVADASVDPRHVAIDLAVQAEHGPNGLAWLVTWDEDYLSKVDTALFEYVASAPRLDAIRSTLVNNGYAALVANRDQAIELANLIAPEHLELLYRDGEADAHHVRNAGVVFVGSDATAAFGDYVAGPSHVLPTYGTARFASGLGLEDFLRRQHTVIVGPTAIEDLGWAVEEFAKVEGLVAHGESVTMRRRPSC